The following DNA comes from Anaerostipes rhamnosivorans.
AGCGTAGGGTGGATGCCTTGGCACTAAGAGCCGATGAAAGACGTGATAAGCTGCGATAAGCTGCGGGGAGGAGCAAATATCCTTTGATCCGCAGATCTCTGAATGGGGAAACCCGGCGGAGGATTCCTCCGTCAGCGTATGGTGAATTCATAGCCATGCGCGGGGAACCCGGGGAACTGAAACATCTAAGTACCCGGAGGAAGAGAAAGAAACCTCGATTTCCAAAGTAGCGGCGAGCGAAATGGAAAAAGCCCAAACCAGGATGCGTGCATCCTGGGGTTCGGACTGCAACATGGGATTATGTATGACAGGAGAGCGGCCTGGGAAGGCCGGCCAGAGAGGGTGAAAGCCCCGTATCCGAAGTCAGAAGTACCCTAGCAGAATCCAGAGTACCACGAGACACGAGAAACCTTGTGGGAATGAGCGGGGACCACCCCGTAAGGCTAAATACTCCTTAGTGACCGATAGCGCATAGTACTGTGAAGGAAAGGTGAAAAGGACCCCGGGAGGGGAGTGAAAGAGAACCTGAAACCCTATGTTTACAAGCTGTGGAACCTCCTTTTGAGAGGAACTGCGTACTTTTTGTAGAACGGTCCGGCGAGTTACCCGTACTGGCAAGGTTAAGGACTTAAGGTCTGGAGCCGAAGTGAAAGCGAGCGTTAAGAGCGCGTTTTAAGTCAGTGAGGGTAGACCCGAAACCGGGTGACCTATCCATGTCCAGGTTGAAGCTTCCGTAAGAGGAAGTGGAGGACCGAACCCACATCCGTTGAAAAGGGTGGGGATGAGGTGTGGATAGCGGAGAAATTCCAATCGAACCCGGAGATAGCTGGTTCTCCTCGAAATAGCTTTAGGGCTAGCCTCTGGTAAGAGTCTGGTGGAGGTAGAGCACTGAATTGTCTAGGGGGCGTCAAAGCTTACCAAAACATATCAAACTCCGAATGCCATACAGATGATGCCAGGGAGTCAGACTGTACGAGATAAGTTGGACAGTCGAAAGGGAAACAGCCCAGACCACCAGCTAAGGTCCCAAAGTACGTGTTAAGTGGAAAAGGATGTGGGATTTCAGAGACAACTAGGACGTTGGCTTAGAAGCAGCCATACATTGAAAGAGTGCGTAATAGCTCACTAGTCGAGAGATCCTGCGCCGAAAATGTCCGGGGCTAAAACACGACACCGAAGCTGTGGAATGTATTGATACATTGGTAGAGGAGCATTGTAAACGGGATGAAGCCATACCGTAAGGAGTGGTGGACTGTTTAGAAGAGAGAATGCCGGAATGAGTAGCGAGAGGAAGGTGAGAATCCTTCCGGCCGAATATCTAAGGTTTCCAGAGTAAAGCTGATCTGCTCTGGGTAAGTCGGGACCTAAGGCGAGGGCGAGAGCCGTAGTCGATGGACAACTGGTTGAAATTCCAGTACCGCATAAAAACAGAACTGTGGGGACACAGAAGGGAAATGGGAGCCAGGAATGGAAAGACTGGCGCAAGCAGAGGAGCCGTATGGGAGGAAAATCCCTCATGCAAGGCAAAGCTGTGACGCGGACCGAACAAAAGTAGGGAAGCCCAGGCCCCCGGCTGTCAAGAAAAGCCACTATTGTTTTTTATGCGCCCGTACCGTAAACCGACACAGGTGGATGAGGAGAGAATCCTAAGGCCGACGGGAGAAGTGTTGTTAAGGAACTCGGCAAAATGACTCCGTAACTTCGGGAGAAGGAGTGCCATCGAAAGATGGCCGCAGAGAATTGGCCCAAGCAACTGTTTAGCAAAAACACAGGTCTATGCAAAACCGCAAGGTGAAGTATATGGGCTGACGCCTGCCCGGTGCTGGAAGGTTAAGGGGAGGGCTTAGCGAGTGATCGCGAAGGTCTGAACTTAAGCCCCAGTAAACGGCGGCCGTAACTATAACGGTCCTAAGGTAGCGAAATTCCTTGTCGGGTAAGTTCCGACCCGCACGAAAGGCGTAATGATTTGGGCACTGTCTCAACAACACACCCGGTGAAATTGAAATACCAGTGAAGATGCTGGTTACCTGCGCCAGGACGGAAAGACCCCATGGAGCTTTACTCCAGCTTGATACTGGGATTCGGTACTGCATGTACAGGATAGGTGGGAGGCTGTGAAGGAAGGACGCCAGTCCTTCTGGAGCCGCTGTTGGGATACCACCCTTGCAGTATTGGATTTCTAACCAACAGCCGTGATCCGGCTGGGGGACAATGTCAGGTGGGGAGTTTGACTGGGGCGGTCGCCTCCGAAAGGGTATCGGAGGCGCTCAAAGGTCTTCTCAGAATGGTCGGAAACCATTCGCAGAGTGCAAAGGCAGAAGAAGGCTTGACTGTGACACCGACGGGTGGAGCAGGTACGAAAGTAGGACTTAGTGATCCGGTGGTATAACGTGGGATTGCCATCGCTCAACGGATAAAAGCTACCCTGGGGATAACAGGCTTATCACTCCCAAGAGTTCACATCGACGGAGTGGTTTGGCACCTCGATGTCGGCTCATCGCATCCTGGAGCTGTAGCAGGTTCCAAGGGTTGGGCTGTTCGCCCATTAAAGCGGTACGCGAGCTGGGTTCAGAACGTCGTGAGACAGTTCGGTCCCTATCCGGCGCAGGCGGAGGAAATTTGATAGGAGCTGTCCTTAGTACGAGAGGACCGGGATGGACGGACCACTGGTGGATCTGTTGTATTACCAAATGCATAGCAGAGTAGCCAAGTCTGGAAGGGATAAACGCTGAAGGCATCTAAGCGTGAAGCCCCCCTAAAGATAAGATTTCCCATAGAGTAATCTAGTAAGACCCCTTGAAGACGACGAGGTAGATAGGGCAGAGGTGGAAGTGCGGCAACGTATGGAGCTGACTGTTACTAATCGGTCGAGGCTTTAACCAAAGAAGGTAAGGAAGATGTTTGATGAAAGGTTCTGTATGTAGTTTTGAAGGTACATATAATTAGAAAAAGGGATAAAAAATAAAAGTATTTTTTATCTTTTTGCTGTATAGGGGCATAGTTCAGTTGGTAGAATAACGGTCTCCAAAACCGCAGGTCGAGGGTTCAAGTCCTTCTGCCCCTGTTAAGAAGTCTAGGAAATAAGCCATTTCCTGGGCTTTTTATTTTGCGTTAAAATACAATAAAACCATCTTTCAGACTGAATTTATTTATCAACTTTACGGTCACAGACAGCTTGACGGGCAAGAATGCTCTCAATCATGTCAGCTAATGTCATTAAATCAGCAGAAAGTACAGCAAGTTCGTCTTCTGATAAACATTCTGAAATCTTGCAGGCAATGGTCGAAAGAAAGTAAAGGTTTGAGCAATCCATGGTGGTTTTTACCTCATAGCTTTTTATTAGGATATGTTAAAAACCAGGGTATGTGATACCATAAAAGGCCGGATAAACCCGGCCTTTTTGCTCAAAACTATTTTTCCTTGGATTCTTTGTTCGTCGGATACCCATTTCCCTGTGCATCCATTCCTTTATCATCCAGTGAGATATCGTTTGTTTTCTTTAATGCATGGTTGGTAACACCAGCTTCATAGGAGCCTTTTGGGATTGTATTGATTTCTTCATCGCCTCTTGCTTTTTTCATGAGGACCTCCTTTTCTTGTGTTGGCAGAGCCGGGGACTAACCCTCTGACTCTGCAACGATTTCTTCTAATACGCGGATCAGATCCTGGATCGTGTATAGTTTTACACCGCGTTTCAGAATCGTATCCTTCAATTCAATGCTGAGCGTTTCAAATTTTGGACGAAGCTCAGGAGAAACATAAGACATCTTTATCACCTCATAGACTAGTATGGGCAATTTCTTCATTTCTCATTAAATAAATAATTCATATATGCCTAAAATCAAAATGAGCAGACCGGAGATTAATACGGCATATTTTCCAAAAATATCAGAAAGAAACTTCTTTCCCGCCGCCATACCTGCAGTCAGGAAGAACAGGCTGAAGAAAAATGTAAGGATAGAGGTGAGAAAGGGATTTAAGCCTGTGATTCCCGCACCAAAGCCAAGACCTAGATTATTTAAGGTCAGAGCCATGGAAAGTGCGATCAGGGAAGCGAGCGGCATGGAGTGCCATTTTGTGCGGGGCGAGGACAGCGCTTTCTCTTCTTTTTCTGTCAAATCATCCGGGACATT
Coding sequences within:
- a CDS encoding DUF6774 domain-containing protein yields the protein MDCSNLYFLSTIACKISECLSEDELAVLSADLMTLADMIESILARQAVCDRKVDK
- a CDS encoding manganese efflux pump codes for the protein MHLLSIILFSISANIDAFFLGAAYGTKGCKYHILDNITISFLTSIGTFLSMFLGEWLVSILSISTANTFGCLIIIFLGVWMMMDYFFKKNVPDDLTEKEEKALSSPRTKWHSMPLASLIALSMALTLNNLGLGFGAGITGLNPFLTSILTFFFSLFFLTAGMAAGKKFLSDIFGKYAVLISGLLILILGIYELFI